From a single Thalassophryne amazonica chromosome 7, fThaAma1.1, whole genome shotgun sequence genomic region:
- the mdh2 gene encoding malate dehydrogenase, mitochondrial, with translation MLSRTVKPALSLARSLSTSSRSRAKVAVLGASGGIGQPLSLLLKNSPLVSQLSLYDIAHTPGVAADLSHIETKARVSGHLGPDQLQAALQGCEVVVIPAGVPRKPGMTRDDLFNTNATIVATLADACALHCPEAMICIIANPVNSTIPITAEVLKKRGVYNPNRVFGVTTLDIVRANTFVAELKGLDPARVNVPVIGGHAGKTIIPLISQCTPKVEFPEDQLMTLIGRIQEAGTEVVKAKAGAGSATLSMAYAGARFTFSLLDAMNGKEGVVECAFVRSEETECKYFSTPLLLGKNGIEKNLGLGNLSALEQKLVAESVGELKASIAKGEEFVAKMK, from the coding sequence ATGCTTTCCCGGACGGTGAAACCGGCGCTGAGCCTCGCGCGGAGTTTGTCCACGTCGTCGCGGAGCCGCGCTAAGGTGGCGGTGCTCGGCGCGTCGGGCGGCATAGGCCAGCCGCTCTCCCTGCTGCTGAAGAACAGCCCCCTGGTGAGTCAGCTCTCCCTCTATGATATCGCTCACACCCCCGGGGTGGCCGCGGACCTCAGCCATATCGAGACCAAGGCCCGCGTCAGCGGCCACCTGGGTCCGGATCAGCTGCAGGCGGCGTTGCAGGGCTGTGAGGTGGTGGTGATCCCGGCAGGTGTGCCCAGGAAACCCGGCATGACCCGCGACGACCTCTTCAATACCAAcgccactatcgtggccaccttaGCCGACGCCTGCGCCCTCCACTGCCCCGAGGCCATGATCTGCATCATCGCCAACCCGGTCAACTCCACCATCCCCATCAcggcagaggtcctgaagaaaCGTGGCGTCTACAACCCTAACAgggtgttcggggtcaccacctTGGACATAGTCAGAGCCAACACGTTCGTGGCGGAGCTCAAAGGCCTGGACCCGGCTCGGGTCAACGTGCCGGTCATCGGCGGCCACGCGGGGAAGACCATCATCCCGCTGATTTCTCAGTGCACTCCCAAAGTCGAGTTCCCCGAAGACCAGCTGATGACGCTGATCGGCAGGATCCAAGAGGCCGGCACAGAGGTGGTCAAGGCCAAGGCTGGTGCCGGATCTGCTACCCTCTCTATGGCCTACGCCGGCGCCCGCTTCACCTTCTCACTGTTGGACGCCATGAACGGGAAGGAAGGCGTGGTGGAGTGCGCCTTTGTCCGGTCAGAGGAGACGGAATGCAAGTACTTCTCCACGCCGCTGCTCCTGGGCAAGAACGGCATCGAGAAGAACCTCGGCCTCGGCAACCTGTCTGCCCTGGAGCAGAAGCTGGTGGCCGAGAGCGTGGGCGAGCTGAAGGCCTCCATTGCCAAGGGGGAGGAGTTTGTAGCCAAAATGAAGTGA